AAAAGAGTAAATCGTCTTTGTACTTTAAAATCGAAAATATAATTTTAAAAATTATTAATGGATGTGATTTAAGATTGAAGAGTTCTTCTAATTATTTGCCAAGCTTTAGATTGGAAAATAAAAAGGCTTTAATCACGGGTGCCAGCAGAGGGATTGGAAAGTCTTTAGCTATAGGACTAGCTGAAGCAGGTGCTGAAGTTTATATTGTTTCACGAACATCTAAAGCTCTCCAAGAAGTGAAGGAAGAAATTTTAGGGTTTGGATTGAAAGCGATACCAATAGTAGCTGACATTACTAAACAAAAGGATATTGAACATATTTTTTCTTATATTAAAGAGTTAGATATCTTAATAAATAACGCTGGCATGAATATTCGAGCACCTGCTAGTAAAGTAACTGATGAAGAATGGGAAAAACTTATAAATACTAATTTAAAGTCAGCTTTTAAAATGGCGCAATTTGCCGGTGAAATTATGAAAAAAAAGCAACAAGGTAAAATTATTACTATTTCTTCAGTAGCTGGTCATGTTGCGTTAAATACAGGTATAGTATACGGAATAACGAAGGCAGCACTCATTCAAATGAC
This is a stretch of genomic DNA from Pueribacillus theae. It encodes these proteins:
- a CDS encoding SDR family NAD(P)-dependent oxidoreductase; translation: MKSSSNYLPSFRLENKKALITGASRGIGKSLAIGLAEAGAEVYIVSRTSKALQEVKEEILGFGLKAIPIVADITKQKDIEHIFSYIKELDILINNAGMNIRAPASKVTDEEWEKLINTNLKSAFKMAQFAGEIMKKKQQGKIITISSVAGHVALNTGIVYGITKAALIQMTKNLALEWAKYNIHVNSIGPWYFSTPLTEKYLKDEAYLQTILDRTPLNRVGKLPEVVGPAVFLSSDASNYITGQTIFVDGGMTIYGF